Proteins encoded in a region of the Drosophila busckii strain San Diego stock center, stock number 13000-0081.31 chromosome 2L, ASM1175060v1, whole genome shotgun sequence genome:
- the LOC108604484 gene encoding uncharacterized protein LOC108604484 has protein sequence MSLALKHKLLRKPLDAASGWLQLQQVRHHAPICGPPRFPLSTGQRLIMGVGGLVLMMILPVWMIYQTPRWSALHNNRPYRDDEPPPADE, from the coding sequence ATGAGTTTGGCattaaagcataaactttTGCGAAAGCCATTGGATGCGGCCAGCGGCtggttgcagctgcaacaagtgCGACATCATGCGCCCATTTGTGGTCCGCCGCGATTTCCCTTGTCCACAGGACAGCGTCTCATCATGGGCGTTGGTGGTTTGGTGTTAATGATGATATTACCCGTCTGGATGATCTATCAGACCCCGCGCTGGTCGGCGCTGCACAACAATCGACCATATCGTGATGATGAGCCGCCACCAGCGGACGAATAA